From the Pungitius pungitius chromosome 6, fPunPun2.1, whole genome shotgun sequence genome, one window contains:
- the LOC119196509 gene encoding cholesterol side-chain cleavage enzyme, mitochondrial gives MAGWSVWRSPVAGSLSWIGELTTGVRCGSSMPVVRQVYSDSGSVVRPFNEIPGLWKNGVANLYNFWKLDGFKNLHRIMLQNFNTFGPIYREKVGYYESVNIINPEDAAILFKAEGHHPKRLNVEAWTSYRDFRNRKYGVLLKNGEDWRSNRVILNKEVISPKVLENFVPLLDEVGQDFVARVHKKIKRNGQNKWTTDLSQELFKYALESVSSVLYGERLGLMLDYIDPEAQHFIDCITLMFRTTSPMLYIPPALLRRIGAKVWRDHVRAWDGIFNQADRCIHNIYRQLQKEDGTSKKYPGVLASLLMLDKLSIEDIKASITELMAGGVDTTSITLLWTLYELARHPTLQEELRAEVVAARAESQGDLMEMLKRIPLVKGALKETLRLHPVAVSLQRYIAQDIIIQNYHIPAGTLVQLGLYAMGRDPKVFFRPEQYQPSRWLRTESHYFRSLSFGFGPRQCLGRRIAEAEMQLFLIHMLENFRVEKQRHVEVQSTFELILLPEKPIILTLKPLQATR, from the exons CGGACAGCGGCAGCGTTGTCCGGCCTTTTAACGAGATTCCTGGACTGTGGAAAAATGGCGTGGCTAACTTGTATAACTTTTGGAAATTGGATGGCTTCAAAAACCTTCACCGCATCATGTTACAGAACTTCAACACTTTTGGACCCATTTACAG AGAAAAGGTGGGCTACTATGAAAGTGTGAATATCATCAACCCCGAAGACGCTGCTATCCTGTTCAAAGCAGAGGGCCATCATCCTAAAAGGCTGAACGTTGAAGCCTGGACGTCATACAGAGACTTCAGGAATCGCAAATACGGAGTTCTTTTAAA GAATGGAGAAGACTGGAGATCAAACCGCGTGATTCTCAACAAGGAGGTGATTTCGCCGAAGGTGCTTGAGAATTTTGTGCCTTTGCTCGACGAAGTGGGGCAGGACTTTGTAGCGAGGGTCCACAAAAAGATAAAGCGAAATGGCCAGAACAAATGGACCACTGACCTCTCTCAAGAGCTCTTTAAATATGCACTCGAGT CCGTGAGCTCAGTGCTGTATGGGGAGCGGCTAGGTCTGATGCTGGACTACATCGATCCCGAAGCGCAACATTTCATTGACTGCATCACGCTCATGTTCAGGACGACCTCACCCATGCTGTACATACCTCCTGCCCTGCTGAGGCGCATTGGAGCCAAGGTGTGGCGGGACCACGTGCGGGCTTGGGATGGGATCTTCAACCAAG CGGACCGGTGCATTCACAACATCTACAGGCAGTTACAAAAGGAAGATGGCACTTCAAAGAAATATCCAGGAGTCCTGGCCAGCCTGCTCATGCTGGACAAGCTGTCCATCGAAGACATCAAGGCCAGTATCACAGAGCTAATGGCTGGAGGAGTGGATAcc ACTTCTATAACGCTGCTGTGGACGTTGTATGAACTAGCTCGCCACCCCACCCtccaggaggagctgagggCGGAGGTGGTTGCAGCCCGAGCCGAGAGCCAGGGAGACCTGATGGAGATGCTGAAGCGGATTCCTTTGGTCAAAGGAGCTCTAAAGGAAACCCTGAG GTTACACCCAGTTGCAGTGAGCTTGCAAAGATACATAGCACAAGacatcatcattcaaaactaCCACATCCCAGCTGGG actCTGGTTCAGTTAGGACTCTATGCAATGGGCAGAGACCCCAAAGTGTTTTTTCGTCCGGAGCAGTACCAGCCGTCCCGCTGGCTGCGGACCGAGTCGCACTACTTCAGGAGCCTGAGCTTCGGCTTCGGCCCCCGCCAGTGTTTAGGCCGCAGAATAGCCGAGGCAGAGATGCAACTATTCCTTATCCAT ATGCTCGAGAACTTCCGGGTGGAGAAACAGCGTCACGTGGAAGTGCAGAGTACCTTTGAGCTCATCCTCCTACCAGAGAAGCCCATAATACTGACTCTGAAGCCTTTACAGGCTACTCGGTAA